A genomic region of Fusarium falciforme chromosome 4, complete sequence contains the following coding sequences:
- a CDS encoding DNA repair protein rhp54, whose protein sequence is MTAPSPSVSTPLAGKDKTIGRRMHTPQSLDRLHKPFKCPGVAGRTPATDRPARKRRKVDYAGADGETDDDKPYSNQDRLALATRDVNRFPVFQAKDKGLVFRKAFTVPLKNKDSTAYNPNRAPPTLGLRQGAVFIAKPLHDPSGEFAIVLYDPTIDDKPKDTPKAIEAPKTDAPAEKLDAPLVHKSLAEILGIKKKVDGDHPRVPVVIDPKLAKILRPHQVEGVKFMYRCVTGMIDEKANGCIMADEMGLGKTLQCISLMWTLLKQSPEAGKSTIQKAIVVCPASLVKNWANELVKWLGANAIHPFAIDGKASKEELTRQLRQWAIASGRSVTRPVIIVSYETLRLNVEELKHTKIGLLFCDEGHRLKNGDSNTFNALNSLNVTRRVILTGTPIQNDLTEYFSLTSFANPNLLGTRQEFRKRFEIPILRGRDADASEADRKKGDECTGELLSVVNKFLIRRTNDILSKYLPVKYEHVVFCNLAPFQFDLYNYFIKSPDIQALLRGKGSQPLKAINILKKLCNHPDLLNLSDDLPGSEGCCPEDYVPKESRGRDREVKSWYSGKMTVLDRMLARIRQDTNDKIVLISNYTSTLDLFERLCRSRQYGCLRLDGTMNVNKRQKLVDRFNDPNGDEFVFLLSSKAGGCGINLIGANRLVLFDPDWNPAADQQALARVWRDGQKKDCFVYRFIATGTIEEKIFQRQSHKQSLSSCVVDSAEDVERHFSLDSLRELFQYRPNTKSDTHETFKCRRCKPDGKQYIKAPAMLYGDTSTWNHFVNEGLKPIQDLLLRQECGEAEVSAVFQYISH, encoded by the exons ATGACTGCTCC ATCACCTTCCGTGTCGACGCCGCTGGctggcaaggacaagaccaTCGGCCGACGCATGCATACACCGCAATCTCTCGACCGACTTCACAAGCCATTCAAGTGCCCAGGAGTCGCCGGACGGACTCCCGCGACCGACAGACCGGCGAGAAAGCGGAGAAAGGTCGACTATGCAGGTGCCGATGGCGAGACAGACGATGATAAGCCGTACTCGAACCAGGACCGCCTTGCGCTCGCTACTCGAGACGTCAACAGATTCCCCGTGTTCcaggccaaggacaagggacTGGTTTTTCGCAAGGCATTCACAGTACCtctcaagaacaaggatAGCACCGCATACAACCCCAATCGCGCCCCTCCTACCCTTGGTCTTCGACAGGGCGCCGTATTCATTGCCAAGCCCTTGCACGACCCCAGTGGCGAGTTTGCCATTGTTCTCTATGATCCGACTATCGATGATAAGCCCAAGGATACTCCCAAGGCAATCGAAGCGCCCAAAACCGACGCCCCAGCTGAGAAGCTCGATGCGCCGCTCGTTCACAAGAGTTTGGCCGAAATCCTcggcatcaagaagaaggtggaCGGAGATCACCCTCGAGTTCCGGTGGTGATTGATCCCAAACTCGCCAAGATTCTTCGCCCACATCAAGTTGAAGGTGTCAAGTTCATGTATCGGTGTGTGACGGGCATGATTGACGAAAAGGCCAACGGCTGCATTATGGCAGACGAGATGGGTCTAGGCAAGACACTTCAGTGCATTTCCCTCATGTGGACATTGCTCAAGCAATCCCCAGAGGCTGGAAAGTCGACCATCCAGAAGGCCATCGTCGTTTGCCCTGCCAGTTTGGTCAAGAACTGGGCGAACGAGTTGGTGAAATGGCTGGGTGCTAATGCCATCCACCCATTTGCGATCGACGGAAAGGCAAGCAAGGAAGAGCTCACTCGCCAGCTTCGGCAATGGGCTATCGCAAGTGGTCGATCTGTGACTCGccccgtcatcatcgtctcctACGAAACCCTGCGACTGAACGTAGAAGAACTCAAGCACACGAAGATTGGTTTGCTATTCTGCGACGAGGGTCATCGTCTCAAGAATGGTGACAGCAACACCTTCAATGCcctcaacagcctcaacGTCACAAGACGAGTCATTCTCACTGGTACCCCTATCCAGAACGATCTTACTGAGTACTTCTCGCTCACAAGTTTCGCGAACCCCAATTTGCTTGGAACAAGACAGGAGTTCCGCAAGCGTTTCGAAATCCCCATTCTGCGAGGCCGAGATGCCGACGCTTCAGAGGCCGATCGCAAAAAGGGTGACGAGTGCACGGGGGAGCTGCTCAGTGTTGTGAACAAGTTCTTGATTCGCCGCACGAACGACATTCTCTCCAAGTACTTGCCCGTCAAGTATGAGCACGTCGTGTTCTGCAACCTGGCGCCCTTCCAATTCGACCTCTACAACTATTTTATCAAGAGTCCAGACATTCAGGCTCTCCTTCGAGGCAAGGGAAGTCAGCCGCTGaaggccatcaacatctTGAAGAAGCTCTGCAACCACCCCGATCTGTTGAACCTCTCTGACGACTTGCCTGGTTCCGAGGGGTGTTGCCCTGAAGACTACGTTCCAAAGGAGTCTCGCGGCCGAGATCGAGAAGTCAAGTCGTGGTACTCGGGCAAAATGACCGTCTTGGATCGTATGCTGGCTCGTATTCGCCAGGACACGAACGACAAGATCGTGCTGATCAGCAACTACACCTCGACTCTGGATCTCTTTGAGCGGCTCTGCCGATCTCGACAGTACGGTTGCCTTCGTCTTGATGGAACCATGAATGTCAACAAGCGTCAGAAGCTCGTTGATCGATTCAACGACCCCAACGGTGATGAGTTTGTCTTCTTGCTCAGCAGCAAGGCAGGTGGCTGCGGTATCAACCTCATCGGTGCCAACCGTCTCGTTCTATTTGATCCTGACTGGAATCCCGCAGCGGATCAGCAAGCTCTGGCGCGAGTGTGGCGTGACGGGCAGAAGAAGGACTGTTTCGTCTACCGCTTCATTGCCACGGGTACAATCGAGGAGAAGATCTTCCAGCGGCAGTCTCACAAGCAAAGTTTGTCTTCGTGCGTCGTGGACTCGGCAGAGGACGTCGAGCGTCATTTCTCCCTGGACAGTCTCCGCGAGCTCTTCCAGTACCGGCCCAACACCAAGAGCGACACTCACGAGACCTTCAAGTGCAGACGTTGCAAGCCGGATGGGAAGCAGTACATCAAGGCACCGGCAATGTTGTATGGTGATACCAGCACATGGAACCACTTTGTCAACGAGGGCCTGAAGCCTATTCAAGACTTGCTCCTAAGACAAGAGTGTGGGGAAGCTGAGGTATCAGCTGTTTTCCAGTACATATCTCATTAA
- a CDS encoding Protein-lysine N-methyltransferase EFM5 yields the protein MSFDDEEPISLSSHALAALAEFHAEKDAHRKTFEKLKTGAAPRAGAVSGVVGPGGDDDVEEEEDNTPDEDPDQQQLSMAAFTEDWNESQFWFLDDTAFVLADQLLDGASVSSTIGVLSTPSVFVALKNRLRHWPVEDRPKLVLFEHDHRFSVFPEFVFYDFQRPLQLPGSLKGSIDSIIIDPPFFSSDCQTKFALTARWLLKPASPRVIVCTGERMSSLVSKLYRSLKVYPTTFEPAHSGLSNHYYCYANFESSTWDWRSDESD from the exons ATGTCttttgacgatgaagagccCAT AAGCCTCTCGAGTCACGCCCTGGCCGCGTTGGCCGAGTTCCACGCCGAAAAGGACGCCCACCGAAAGACgtttgagaagctcaagaccgGGGCCGCCCCCAGAGCCGGAGCCGTGTCCGGGGTCGTCGGCCCCGGAGGAGACGATGAtgtggaagaagaagaggacaaCACCCCGGACGAGGACCCGGatcagcagcagctgagCATGGCGGCTTTTACAGAGGACTGGAACGAGTCGCAGTTTTGG TTCCTGGACGATACGGCCTTTGTCCTGGCCGACCAGCTCCTCGACGGCGCATCCGTCAGTTCGACCATTGGCGTCCTATCGACGCCGAGCGTATTCGTCGCGCTCAAGAACCGCCTG AGACATTGGCCTGTCGAGGACAGACCGAAGCTGGTGTTGTTCGAGCATGACCACCGGTTCAGCGTCTTTCCCGAGTTTGTCTTTTACGACTTTCAACGGCCTCTCCAGCTTCCGG GCTCGCTCAAGGGTAGTAtagacagcatcatcatcgatcCGCCCTTCTTCAGCAGCGACTGTCAAACAAAGT TTGCCCTCACCGCCCGCTGGCTGCTAAAGCCAGCTTCACCGCGCGTCATTGTCTGCACGGGTGAGAGAATGTCCTCGCTCGTCAGCAAGCTCTACCGGTCTCTCAAGGTCTACCCGACTACATTTGAGCCGGCTCACTCTGGTCTGAGCAACCACTACTATTGCTATGCCAACTTTGAGAGTTCCACATGGGACTGGCGGTCCGACGAGTCTGACTGA
- a CDS encoding Ubiquitinyl hydrolase 1 has translation MSARPTTPASPKNFKVKSPVPGSPMFGCEHVQLLLTQGQEVMNSSITHYKLILRGIFDSTPIIPQTSTTQDGRPITTLTSNYLCLQCPATVSEDDRLKHGTKKQHRFYVDSRSGSLYCQICDDFVWDPTLEELRVRKIGTGSFSGRKRKHDELFQDSIKDDPRYITNNTTTASCRANGLRGIYNAGATCYQNVVLQSFLHNPLLRNFYLSDGHHDCQVPHCLSCAMDDMFQDFYALENTNGYTAANILSGFWISEKKAFENLVTTKEQDAHEFFQFLAEELHERNGDGKKPEIGSEHSCNCIMHQTFYGKMQTTTTCQNCSGQSNSIQSFLDLSLGLENVVQKRIKKTGLKKPSLTLQDCLDEEYIKYDKCEYRCNNCSSIQQAKRHTSIKRLPNVLSIQLKRFEYRHGRHDRAASKVSNEVRFPLQLNMLPYTNRARSRDSRENFELERSCTYDLLSVVVHVGEIDTGHYTSYCRVGDQWFKFNDHKVELASLSDVLGAQAYLLFYIIRSLA, from the exons ATGTCTGCCCGGCCGACAACACCCGCGTCGCCTAAGAACTTCAAGGTCAAGTCCCCGGTCCCGGGGTCGCCAATGTTCGGCTGTG AGCATGTACAACTTCTCTTgacccaaggccaagaggtcATGAACAGCTCCATCACACACTACAAGCTGATTCTCCGCGGCATCTTCGATTCGACCCCCATCATCCCACAGACCTCGACGACCCAGGACGGACGGCCCATCACGACTCTCACATCCAACTACCTCTGCCTGCAATGTCCCGCGACCGTATCCGAAGACGATCGATTGAAGCATGGAACTAAGAAACAACACCGCTTCT ACGTCGACTCCCGAAGTGGCTCCCTCTACTGTCAGATATGTGATGACTTTGTTTGGGATCCCACATTGGAGGAGCTCCGAGTACGAAAGATAGGAACCGGGTCTTTCTCTG GTCGCAAGAGGAAGCATGATGAGCTCTTCCAGGACTCCATTAAGGATGACCCTCGATACATCACCAACAATACCACAACCGCCTCTTGTCGCGCTAACGGCCTTCGCGGCATCTATAACGCTGGAGCCACTTGCTACCAAAACGTTGTCCTCCAAAGCTTCCTCCATAACCCTCTCCTCCGTAACTTTTACCTCAGTGATGGCCACCACGACTGCCAGGTTCCTCACTGCTTGAGCTGCGCCATGGACGATATGTTCCAGGATTTCTATGCTCTCGAGAATACCAACGGCTACACGGCCGCTAACATCTTGTCGGGGTTCTGGATTtctgagaagaaggccttCGAGAATCTGGTAACCACCAAAGAACAAGATGCTCACGAGTTCTTCCAGTTCCTGGCTGAGGAACTTCACGAGCGCAATGGCGACGGCAAGAAGCCAGAGATTGGCAGCGAGCACAGCTGCAACTGCATCATGCACCAGACCTTCTACGGCAAGATGCAAACTACAACCACATGCCAGAACTGCTCGGGACAGAGCAATTCCATCCAGTCCTTCCTAGACCTGAGCCTGGGTCTCGAGAATGTGGTTCAGAAACGAATTAAGAAGACGGGTCTCAAGAAGCCATCGCTGACTCTACAAGACTGTCTGGACGAAGAGTACATCAAGTATGACAAGTGTGAGTATCGCTGCAACAACTGCAGCTCGATCCAGCAAGCAAAGCGACACACCAGCATCAAGCGTTTGCCGAATGTTCTATCAATACAACTAAAG CGCTTTGAATATAGGCATGGGAGACATGACAGGGCAGCCTCCAAGGTCAGCAACGAGGTGCGATTCCCGCTGCAGCTGAACATGCTGCCCTACACAAATCGTGCCCGCAGCCGTGACAGTCGCGAAAACTTCGAGCTAGAACGATCATGCACCTACGATCTCCTCAGTGTTGTGGTTCATGTCGGCGAGATCGACACCGGCCACTACACATCGTACTGCCGGGTTGGTGATCAG TGGTTCAAGTTCAATGACCACAAGGTTGAGCTGGCTAGTTTGTCTGATGTACTCGGCGCTCAGGCCTATCTGCTCTTCTATATCATCCGCTCCCTCGCCTAA